A section of the Prochlorococcus sp. MIT 1341 genome encodes:
- a CDS encoding prohibitin family protein, producing MTTPFRNVTPNGSGSAATLLVVLSFTGFILLTQSLFVVPAGQVAVVTTLGKVSGGSRRPGLNVKIPFLQSVFPFDVRTQVRPEKFATLTKDLQVIEATATIKYAVRPTEAGRVYSTIAYSDRDVYPRIIQPSLLKALKSVFSQYELVTIASKWSDISELVERTVAEELDKFDYVDVRGLDLTGLEIAEEYRAAIEQKQIAEQQLLRAQTEVKIAEQEAQRYETLTRSLDNQVLFKLFLDKWDGKTKVVPALPGTSGGQPPVIVGGRN from the coding sequence ATGACGACTCCTTTTCGTAATGTCACGCCGAATGGATCTGGAAGTGCCGCAACACTTTTAGTAGTGCTCTCTTTTACAGGTTTCATATTGCTGACCCAATCTTTGTTTGTTGTACCCGCGGGACAGGTCGCAGTAGTTACAACTCTTGGGAAGGTTAGCGGAGGCTCAAGGAGGCCTGGTTTGAATGTGAAAATACCTTTCCTTCAGTCGGTTTTCCCTTTTGATGTTAGGACTCAGGTTAGACCAGAAAAATTTGCAACTTTAACTAAAGACTTACAGGTGATTGAAGCTACCGCAACAATTAAATATGCAGTTAGGCCAACCGAAGCAGGTCGTGTTTACAGCACTATCGCTTATAGCGATAGAGATGTTTACCCCAGAATTATTCAACCATCTTTATTAAAGGCTCTTAAGTCAGTTTTCTCTCAATACGAGTTGGTTACTATTGCTAGTAAATGGAGTGACATATCTGAGTTGGTTGAAAGAACTGTGGCGGAGGAGTTAGACAAGTTTGATTATGTTGATGTGCGTGGTTTGGATTTAACTGGTTTAGAAATTGCAGAGGAGTATCGTGCGGCTATTGAACAGAAGCAAATTGCTGAACAACAGTTGCTTAGAGCACAAACCGAAGTCAAGATTGCTGAGCAGGAGGCCCAGAGGTATGAAACATTGACAAGGAGTCTGGATAATCAAGTCTTGTTCAAGCTTTTTCTTGATAAATGGGATGGAAAGACAAAGGTGGTACCTGCTTTGCCTGGAACCAGCGGTGGCCAGCCACCAGTAATTGTCGGAGGAAGGAATTAA
- a CDS encoding phosphotransacetylase family protein — protein MSKALLIGSCEPFSGKSALVLGFAQYLIDANIFVRFGKPLATSFEPEQMDQDLSVPLIDDDVRFIGETLGLKNDQLIPSLHLINPQTAQHRLSKATLTPGDSFEVFREEVLSQSNGLTLLEAAGSLHEGLLYGLSLWQLAEALDAPVLIAHPWSDSRSVEPLLAAKEKLGERLLGVVLNAVDPDEIDLIESDLVPALKRLGLKVYGVMPRSPLLRSVTVGELVRRLKARVICCPERLELMVETLSIGAMNVNSAMEFFRRLRNMAVVTGADRTEIQLAALEASTQCLILTGAGEPLPQLIYRAEELEVPLLKVEQDTLTTVEVIEQAFGHVRLHEAVKAAYAFRLVEEHCHLDDLFTTLGLSC, from the coding sequence ATGAGTAAGGCCTTGCTCATTGGGTCTTGTGAGCCATTTAGCGGTAAATCTGCTTTGGTGTTGGGATTTGCCCAGTATCTTATTGATGCGAACATTTTTGTTCGTTTTGGTAAGCCACTTGCTACTAGCTTCGAGCCTGAGCAAATGGATCAGGATTTGTCAGTTCCATTGATTGATGACGATGTTCGCTTTATTGGTGAAACTCTTGGACTGAAAAATGATCAACTGATTCCATCACTTCATCTAATCAACCCTCAAACAGCTCAGCATCGCTTGTCGAAAGCAACTCTTACCCCTGGGGATAGTTTTGAGGTTTTTCGAGAGGAAGTTCTTTCTCAGTCAAATGGTTTAACTTTGCTTGAAGCGGCTGGCAGCCTTCACGAGGGACTCCTCTATGGGCTAAGTCTTTGGCAACTTGCAGAAGCGCTTGATGCACCTGTTTTGATAGCTCATCCTTGGAGTGACAGCAGGAGTGTTGAACCCTTGCTTGCGGCAAAAGAAAAATTGGGAGAACGACTCTTGGGAGTGGTTTTAAATGCTGTTGATCCAGATGAAATAGATTTGATAGAGAGTGATTTAGTGCCTGCATTGAAGAGGCTTGGTTTAAAGGTATATGGGGTCATGCCTCGTTCTCCCCTCTTGAGAAGTGTGACTGTAGGAGAGCTGGTGAGGAGGCTTAAGGCAAGAGTGATTTGTTGCCCTGAACGTTTGGAACTTATGGTCGAGACTTTGAGCATTGGAGCCATGAATGTCAACTCTGCTATGGAATTTTTTCGGCGGTTGAGGAATATGGCTGTAGTTACTGGAGCTGATCGGACTGAAATTCAATTAGCTGCTCTTGAGGCCTCTACGCAATGCCTAATCCTTACTGGTGCAGGAGAGCCATTGCCCCAATTGATTTATCGAGCGGAAGAACTTGAGGTTCCTTTGCTTAAGGTAGAACAAGATACTTTGACCACTGTTGAGGTAATTGAGCAGGCTTTTGGACATGTCAGATTGCATGAGGCCGTAAAAGCTGCTTATGCCTTTCGTCTGGTAGAAGAGCATTGCCATCTTGATGATTTGTTTACAACTCTGGGATTGTCGTGTTGA
- a CDS encoding FAD-linked oxidase C-terminal domain-containing protein, translated as MPHNWEVLERELRKFLPSKSIVCKRQELLVYDCDGLTIDRRCPPLAVLPETTDQVSKILKCCNKHSIPFVARGSGTGLSGGALVEEDALLVITSRMRAILEIDLANQIVVVQPGVINSWVTRAVAGEGFYYAPDPSSQVVCSIGGNVAENSGGVHCLKYGVTSNHVLGLEVVLPDGSITQLGGHLLEHAELDLRGAFIGSEGTLGIATSITLRLLRAPENVTVLLADFSTMEAAGSAVSKVTAAGVLPAGMEIMDSFMISAVNDLFGREEYPSDAAAVLLIELDGQVAEVSAGADKAIDLCQRAGARNIKRAHTLAERERLWNGRKSAFAAIGKISSRYYVQDGVVPRSTLPRVLKEIERLSRIYQLPVANVFHAGDGNLHPLILYKTDSSEVQKRVRDLGAAILKECLLVGGSITGEHGVGSDKRCYLEWMFSSNDLATMSFVRKAFDPNGLANPGKIFPTPRSCGESARRKVSLSTDDKQFRSDLDVF; from the coding sequence TTGCCACACAACTGGGAAGTCTTGGAGAGGGAACTGAGAAAGTTCCTGCCAAGTAAATCGATAGTTTGCAAGCGGCAAGAGTTGCTTGTTTACGACTGTGATGGTTTGACCATAGACCGTCGATGTCCTCCTTTGGCCGTACTGCCAGAAACTACTGATCAAGTTTCAAAAATTCTTAAATGCTGTAATAAGCACTCAATTCCTTTTGTAGCAAGGGGAAGTGGAACGGGGTTGTCTGGTGGTGCATTGGTTGAGGAGGACGCGCTTTTGGTTATTACAAGTCGAATGAGAGCAATCTTGGAGATTGATTTAGCTAATCAGATAGTTGTTGTTCAACCTGGAGTAATAAACAGTTGGGTGACTAGGGCTGTTGCAGGTGAAGGGTTTTATTACGCACCAGACCCTTCAAGTCAAGTCGTTTGCAGTATTGGTGGGAATGTTGCAGAGAACTCCGGTGGAGTTCATTGTCTCAAGTATGGCGTTACTAGTAATCATGTTTTGGGCTTAGAAGTCGTTCTTCCTGATGGCAGTATTACTCAGCTTGGAGGCCATTTACTAGAACATGCTGAGTTGGACTTGCGAGGAGCGTTTATTGGGAGTGAGGGGACCCTTGGTATTGCGACCTCAATAACTTTGCGCCTGCTTAGAGCTCCAGAAAATGTAACTGTTTTATTAGCAGATTTTTCAACGATGGAAGCTGCTGGTTCTGCCGTTAGCAAAGTTACTGCTGCTGGGGTTTTGCCTGCAGGAATGGAAATTATGGATAGTTTCATGATTTCTGCTGTTAATGATCTATTTGGTCGTGAGGAATATCCCTCAGATGCAGCAGCAGTTTTATTAATTGAGCTTGATGGTCAGGTGGCAGAAGTTTCAGCTGGTGCTGATAAGGCAATTGATTTGTGCCAGAGAGCAGGCGCTAGAAATATCAAAAGGGCACATACGCTTGCAGAAAGAGAGCGGCTTTGGAATGGCCGTAAATCCGCTTTTGCGGCTATAGGAAAGATCTCTTCAAGGTATTACGTTCAGGATGGAGTAGTTCCTCGAAGTACTTTGCCTAGGGTCCTTAAAGAGATAGAACGTCTTAGCCGGATCTATCAATTACCCGTAGCAAATGTTTTTCATGCAGGAGACGGAAACCTTCACCCATTAATTCTCTATAAAACTGACTCTTCTGAAGTACAGAAAAGAGTTCGAGATCTCGGTGCTGCAATTTTGAAAGAATGTTTGCTTGTTGGGGGAAGTATTACTGGGGAACATGGTGTTGGTTCTGATAAACGTTGTTATTTGGAATGGATGTTTTCTTCTAATGATTTGGCAACGATGAGTTTTGTAAGAAAGGCTTTTGACCCTAATGGATTGGCAAATCCAGGAAAGATTTTTCCGACGCCGCGTAGCTGTGGTGAGTCAGCGAGAAGAAAAGTAAGCCTTTCAACCGATGACAAGCAATTTCGCTCAGATTTAGATGTGTTTTAA
- the larC gene encoding nickel pincer cofactor biosynthesis protein LarC has protein sequence MSGLFIDCPTGLAGDMILAGLLDLGVPLEVIESSIDAIGLQDKYKINIEESHSLGIRGLKVSVVALESDPPMRLWGDIKQKIITADFSDVLRDRVFRVFQSLAEAESLVHGQPLDKVHFHEVGAIDSLVDIIGVCAAISYINPSEIVCSVPCVGRGMVNTSHGILPVPAPAVLELARKHQLELSFDENCPEGELTTPTGLALMAVLAESFSRPSSVGIRAIGIGLGHRSLDRPNLLRICEFSRSTPSSDFKDGLVWQNLVVQEAWLDDVTPEDLAGLETQLRQAGAIEVVCQQVHMKKGRQGFNLLALVAPEKSLELRKTWLRKGFTLGLRERLEGRWVLQRRLGSIPSKWGPLKAKQVRRPGGALSTKIEHDDLLRISLQSGQSLEDIRREASLGIGEFSPEQDWTC, from the coding sequence ATGAGCGGTTTATTTATTGATTGTCCAACAGGCTTAGCAGGAGATATGATTCTTGCAGGATTGCTCGACTTAGGTGTACCTTTAGAGGTGATTGAGTCCTCTATTGATGCAATAGGTCTGCAAGACAAATATAAAATTAACATCGAAGAAAGTCATAGCCTTGGAATAAGAGGCTTGAAGGTTTCTGTTGTTGCATTAGAATCAGATCCCCCAATGCGACTATGGGGTGATATTAAGCAGAAAATTATAACTGCAGATTTTTCAGATGTTCTGAGAGATAGAGTTTTTAGAGTATTTCAGTCTTTGGCAGAGGCTGAATCTTTGGTACATGGACAACCATTGGACAAAGTGCATTTTCATGAGGTTGGTGCTATAGATTCTTTGGTCGATATTATTGGAGTTTGTGCTGCAATTTCTTACATAAATCCCTCGGAGATTGTTTGCTCTGTTCCATGTGTTGGCCGGGGAATGGTTAACACTTCACATGGAATATTGCCAGTCCCTGCTCCTGCTGTTTTAGAACTAGCTAGAAAACATCAGTTAGAACTTTCTTTTGATGAGAATTGCCCTGAGGGTGAATTAACTACACCCACTGGGTTGGCCCTTATGGCTGTTTTGGCTGAAAGTTTTTCCAGACCTTCTAGTGTTGGAATTAGAGCTATTGGGATAGGGTTGGGTCATCGAAGTTTAGACAGGCCAAATCTTTTAAGGATTTGTGAGTTTTCTAGATCTACTCCCTCTAGTGATTTTAAGGATGGACTTGTTTGGCAAAACTTAGTTGTTCAGGAGGCATGGCTTGATGATGTAACACCTGAGGATTTAGCGGGATTAGAAACACAGTTAAGACAAGCTGGAGCAATAGAGGTAGTTTGTCAACAAGTCCATATGAAGAAAGGTCGCCAAGGCTTCAACCTTTTGGCATTAGTTGCTCCTGAAAAGTCTTTAGAGCTTAGGAAGACTTGGTTGAGGAAAGGATTTACATTGGGGTTAAGAGAGAGATTAGAAGGTCGTTGGGTCTTGCAACGCAGGCTTGGGTCCATTCCATCAAAGTGGGGACCATTGAAAGCAAAGCAAGTACGACGCCCTGGTGGTGCACTGTCGACAAAAATTGAACACGATGATCTGCTTCGTATTAGCTTGCAATCAGGCCAGTCTTTGGAGGATATACGTAGAGAAGCTTCCCTTGGGATTGGGGAGTTTTCACCAGAGCAAGATTGGACATGCTAA
- the xth gene encoding exodeoxyribonuclease III has product MQIATWNVNSIRTRLDQVIALLNETQIDLLCLQETKVDDPLFPTDAFESKGYRVKFYGQKSYNGVALVSRKELSDVRYGLEGELPLDEEARELGKQKRVISALIEDIRVVNLYVPNGSDLKSDKYKYKLSWLKCLKRYLLEQAKRNEPLCLLGDFNIALEDRDIHNPDRLSGGIMASAAERESLQRIISNDLKDVFRIFESESNHWSWWDYRSGGWERDRGWRIDHIYLSEELLSQAKGCNIYKTFRGNPKPSDHAPVLLELKWPEEENEEEGEEDMDLLYM; this is encoded by the coding sequence ATGCAAATCGCCACTTGGAATGTTAATTCAATTAGAACCCGTCTAGACCAAGTAATAGCTTTGCTAAACGAAACTCAGATTGATCTTCTGTGTTTGCAAGAAACAAAGGTAGACGACCCCCTTTTCCCTACAGATGCCTTTGAGAGCAAGGGTTATAGAGTCAAATTCTACGGGCAAAAGTCCTACAACGGAGTAGCCCTAGTAAGTCGCAAAGAGCTAAGTGATGTTCGATATGGGCTAGAAGGAGAACTACCTTTAGATGAGGAAGCCAGGGAACTTGGTAAACAAAAAAGAGTTATAAGTGCCTTAATAGAAGATATACGCGTCGTAAATCTCTATGTTCCAAATGGATCGGACCTTAAATCCGATAAATACAAATATAAATTGTCATGGCTAAAGTGTCTAAAAAGATATCTGCTTGAACAAGCTAAACGTAATGAGCCTCTTTGCTTATTAGGAGATTTCAACATCGCACTTGAAGATAGAGATATCCATAATCCGGATCGACTAAGTGGTGGAATCATGGCCAGCGCAGCCGAAAGAGAATCCTTGCAGAGGATAATAAGCAATGATCTCAAAGATGTTTTTCGTATATTTGAATCAGAGAGTAATCATTGGAGTTGGTGGGACTATAGAAGTGGCGGATGGGAAAGAGATAGGGGTTGGAGAATTGATCATATTTATCTTTCCGAAGAATTACTAAGCCAAGCAAAAGGTTGCAATATCTACAAAACCTTCCGTGGCAATCCAAAACCTAGTGATCATGCGCCAGTTTTACTAGAACTCAAATGGCCTGAGGAAGAAAACGAAGAGGAAGGGGAAGAAGATATGGACCTTTTATATATGTAA
- a CDS encoding UPF0104 family protein, which translates to MDMLKRYLFSLLNFLKSRLQQATLFVDIRIIITFTCIGFVLYSLIDNASQLSQINLEGKTFILLSFGAIFSWISLIINAIAWKILINWQGYKVQNISLVSLFLRSNILKYLPGGVWHFIERIRVLRMNLGGSSAISAVLFEPILMVVAALLWVPFGGWQAGLAVCCCLPPVVLLPRCRKPVLKLFRKLKLKQMEKIEKEFIESTNFSKVVDEGTKYPFAPLGWEMLFIFFRFVGFWFCLKAFSITTQIAFGQWLAAFVIAWTGGLVVPAAPGGVGVFEAIIFLRLGALVPEAPFLAALIAYRVVSTLADVLAAFMNPSDSFYVKAFKEKLPLGRSLNH; encoded by the coding sequence TTGGACATGCTAAAAAGATATTTATTTTCTCTTCTTAATTTTTTAAAGTCGAGACTTCAACAAGCGACTTTGTTTGTCGACATAAGAATAATAATAACATTCACTTGTATTGGGTTTGTGTTATATAGTCTGATCGATAACGCCTCTCAGCTCTCTCAAATTAACCTAGAAGGTAAAACATTTATTTTGCTTTCATTTGGAGCTATATTTAGCTGGATTAGTTTAATTATTAATGCAATTGCATGGAAGATTTTGATAAACTGGCAAGGATATAAAGTTCAAAATATATCTCTAGTAAGTTTATTTTTGAGGAGTAATATTCTCAAATATCTTCCTGGAGGAGTTTGGCACTTCATTGAAAGGATAAGGGTTCTTCGTATGAATTTAGGAGGGTCTTCGGCTATTTCTGCTGTTTTGTTTGAACCTATTTTGATGGTGGTTGCAGCTTTACTATGGGTCCCCTTTGGAGGATGGCAAGCAGGCCTCGCTGTTTGTTGTTGTTTGCCTCCAGTTGTCCTCCTTCCAAGATGCCGTAAACCAGTTTTAAAACTTTTTAGGAAATTAAAGCTGAAGCAAATGGAGAAGATTGAGAAAGAATTTATAGAATCTACAAATTTTTCCAAGGTGGTTGACGAAGGAACGAAATATCCGTTTGCCCCCCTTGGATGGGAAATGTTGTTTATTTTTTTTAGATTCGTTGGCTTTTGGTTTTGTTTGAAAGCTTTTTCTATAACTACACAAATTGCATTTGGTCAATGGTTAGCTGCTTTTGTGATTGCCTGGACTGGTGGCTTGGTTGTCCCAGCTGCTCCTGGAGGGGTTGGAGTTTTTGAAGCGATAATTTTTCTAAGACTTGGCGCGCTTGTTCCTGAAGCTCCTTTTTTGGCGGCTCTTATTGCTTATCGGGTGGTTTCAACCCTTGCAGATGTCTTGGCTGCATTCATGAATCCAAGTGACTCTTTTTATGTGAAAGCTTTTAAGGAAAAGCTTCCTTTAGGGAGGAGCCTTAATCATTAG
- a CDS encoding DUF4278 domain-containing protein: MTKLLYRGHEYVQHKDPAAKQPVELTYRRKIYTSRKEQVAPKHPLLTYRGKSYTK; the protein is encoded by the coding sequence ATGACAAAACTTCTTTACCGTGGACATGAGTATGTTCAGCACAAGGATCCTGCGGCTAAGCAGCCTGTTGAGCTGACCTATCGACGCAAGATTTACACAAGCAGGAAAGAGCAGGTCGCACCAAAGCACCCTCTTCTTACCTATCGCGGTAAAAGCTATACCAAATAG
- a CDS encoding DNA recombination-mediator protein A, with product MSRSLDLPSVDSVDTLSQELALLQDKGKRHIAFLGSRHVPVVAIHLVELIARSLAQEGHSIITSGAQGVNAAVIRGVLQVAPALLTVVLPQSLERQTPEIREELANVLHLIEKGDNDDLSLPMASSLCNQEIIGRCDQLICFAFHDSETLLTSCRSAEDMGKVVSLMYFD from the coding sequence TTGAGTAGATCTTTAGATTTGCCTTCTGTTGATAGCGTAGACACTCTCTCTCAAGAGCTTGCTTTGTTGCAGGACAAGGGCAAGAGGCATATAGCGTTTTTAGGGAGTAGGCACGTACCTGTTGTTGCAATTCATCTTGTTGAGCTAATAGCTCGATCATTGGCACAGGAAGGGCATTCAATTATTACCTCAGGGGCGCAAGGAGTAAATGCAGCAGTTATTCGAGGTGTTTTACAAGTTGCTCCTGCTCTTTTGACTGTTGTTTTACCCCAAAGCTTGGAACGTCAGACGCCAGAAATTCGTGAAGAACTTGCAAACGTTTTACATCTTATTGAGAAAGGTGATAATGACGATTTGTCTTTGCCAATGGCGAGTAGTTTGTGTAACCAGGAGATTATTGGTCGCTGTGATCAGTTGATTTGTTTCGCATTCCATGACAGTGAGACTTTGCTAACGAGCTGTCGAAGTGCTGAGGATATGGGAAAAGTGGTAAGCCTAATGTATTTTGACTAG
- a CDS encoding YajQ family cyclic di-GMP-binding protein, which produces MADNYSFDVVSDFDRQELVNVVDQLRREVNQRYDLKDSNSLFDLEDTELVITTASEMTLKSIEDILRQKAVKRNLSIKIFDFQPSEPSAGNRIKQRVFLRKGLTQELAKKLSKSIRDSVKKVNISIQGESLRITGKSKDDLQTAIAILRDQEDGLEVPLQFENYR; this is translated from the coding sequence ATGGCTGATAACTATTCATTTGATGTGGTTTCTGATTTTGACCGCCAAGAGTTGGTTAACGTAGTAGACCAATTAAGAAGAGAGGTTAATCAACGTTATGACCTTAAAGACTCAAACTCCTTATTTGATTTAGAAGATACAGAATTAGTTATTACGACTGCTTCTGAAATGACTTTAAAGTCTATCGAAGACATATTGCGGCAGAAGGCTGTAAAGAGAAATCTTTCAATTAAAATTTTTGACTTTCAACCTTCTGAACCCTCAGCGGGAAACCGAATAAAACAAAGGGTCTTTCTAAGAAAAGGTCTTACTCAGGAGCTCGCAAAGAAACTGAGTAAATCCATTAGAGATTCTGTTAAGAAAGTGAATATTTCAATACAAGGAGAAAGTCTTAGGATCACAGGCAAAAGTAAAGATGATCTGCAAACTGCGATAGCAATACTTCGCGATCAAGAGGACGGTTTAGAAGTCCCACTGCAATTCGAGAACTATAGGTAA
- the hemL gene encoding glutamate-1-semialdehyde 2,1-aminomutase, with protein sequence MTANALNTSRSKEIFRAAQEIMPGGVSSPVRAFKSVGGQPIVFDRVKGSYAWDVDGNRYIDYVGSWGPAICGHTHPEVIAALHETLEKGTSFGAPCELENNLAKMVIDAVPSVEMVRFVNSGTEACMAVLRLMRAFTGREKVIKFEGCYHGHADMFLVKAGSGVATLGLPDSPGVPRSTTANTLTAPYNDLEAVKELFAENPDAISGVILEPVVGNAGFITPEPGFLEGLRELTKENGALLVFDEVMTGFRISYGGAQARFGVTPDLTTMGKVIGGGLPVGAYGGIAEIMEMVAPAGPMYQAGTLSGNPLAMTAGIKTLELLKQEGAYERLETTTKRLISGILQAAEEAGLQITGSSIGGMFGFYLCEGPVRNFEEAKSTDTEKFGKLHRAMLERGVYLAPSAFEAGFTSLAHSDVDIDATLEAFRESFTAIS encoded by the coding sequence GTGACAGCTAACGCGCTAAACACAAGCAGATCAAAAGAAATTTTTAGAGCTGCTCAAGAAATCATGCCCGGCGGAGTCAGCTCCCCAGTACGTGCATTTAAATCTGTTGGTGGCCAACCAATTGTTTTTGACCGTGTAAAAGGCTCCTATGCATGGGACGTTGATGGAAATCGCTATATCGACTACGTCGGCAGTTGGGGTCCCGCAATATGTGGCCATACTCATCCAGAAGTGATTGCAGCACTTCACGAAACACTTGAAAAAGGAACTAGCTTCGGCGCCCCCTGTGAACTTGAAAATAATCTCGCAAAGATGGTCATAGATGCTGTACCAAGTGTTGAGATGGTTCGTTTCGTAAACAGTGGAACAGAAGCTTGTATGGCGGTCCTCCGCCTAATGCGCGCCTTTACTGGAAGAGAAAAAGTCATCAAGTTTGAAGGCTGCTACCACGGCCACGCTGACATGTTCCTGGTAAAAGCAGGTTCAGGAGTGGCGACTCTTGGGCTTCCAGACTCTCCTGGAGTTCCAAGAAGCACAACTGCCAATACTCTTACTGCTCCTTACAACGATTTAGAGGCAGTCAAAGAACTCTTTGCTGAAAACCCTGACGCAATATCTGGTGTAATCCTTGAACCAGTTGTAGGAAATGCTGGGTTCATTACTCCCGAACCAGGTTTCTTAGAAGGACTAAGAGAGCTAACAAAAGAAAACGGGGCATTACTCGTCTTCGACGAAGTAATGACAGGTTTCAGGATCAGCTATGGAGGAGCCCAAGCTCGTTTTGGAGTCACTCCTGATTTAACCACTATGGGCAAAGTTATTGGAGGGGGGCTACCTGTTGGCGCCTATGGCGGAATAGCAGAGATCATGGAGATGGTTGCTCCAGCAGGGCCCATGTACCAAGCCGGAACCCTAAGTGGAAATCCCTTGGCAATGACCGCGGGAATTAAAACACTTGAGCTGTTAAAGCAAGAAGGTGCTTATGAACGACTAGAAACAACAACAAAACGACTAATTAGTGGGATCCTGCAAGCTGCCGAGGAGGCTGGCCTTCAAATAACAGGAAGTAGTATTGGAGGGATGTTTGGCTTCTATCTCTGCGAAGGGCCAGTTAGAAACTTCGAAGAAGCAAAGTCAACTGATACAGAGAAGTTCGGAAAATTACATAGAGCAATGCTTGAAAGAGGGGTTTACCTCGCTCCAAGCGCATTTGAAGCAGGCTTCACCTCATTAGCTCATTCAGATGTGGATATAGACGCAACATTAGAGGCATTTCGCGAGAGCTTTACAGCAATCTCATAA
- a CDS encoding iron ABC transporter permease — protein sequence MALIQNRKNNQRVLLNGLVIVIAIIVLSPLLGLINEGIIGLRNNQVTLGIDGVNQIKGTLYLLIGSALLGGFLGTANGWLLANCRFPGRRLLKIAQLIPFATPAYLLSATLIDLGSIYTIRIYGMVWGILVMTLTTYPYVFLLSTESFSKSGRRQLEACRSLGIGPWNSFRKVALPIAMPAIGAGIALMSMEIVNELGAVQLLNIPSISAGIVENWIAKGNPTGAIALALIALVLVITLVAYERILRSRSRRWTDGVAGGESPEWELKGPRAILAQLLGLLPPCFTLGVPLLWAFVNIEQLKTGLNLELIYLTARSLGLGLIAASTTLLAALILAIAKRWNTSHWIRSLTFLSGIGYAIPGAVLALALQSFSSPPLKLTPIILLIWGYSNRFLAVAKGGLDAALERLSPSLDEAATGLGCQWQEVFRRVHLPLLKGPIAVGALLVFVDTIKELPLTFVLRPFDFDTLSVRIFQYASDERMAESILPALMILFLGLIASAALIPGLESGETIVKKKISN from the coding sequence ATGGCATTGATCCAAAATAGAAAGAATAATCAAAGAGTCCTTTTAAATGGCCTCGTAATTGTTATTGCAATCATAGTTTTATCTCCTCTATTAGGCCTTATCAATGAAGGGATAATCGGGTTGAGAAATAATCAAGTAACTTTAGGCATCGATGGGGTGAATCAAATCAAAGGGACTTTATATTTACTCATAGGTTCAGCTCTGCTAGGTGGATTTTTAGGAACAGCAAATGGGTGGCTTCTTGCAAACTGTAGATTTCCTGGGAGACGACTTTTAAAAATTGCCCAATTAATCCCCTTTGCTACCCCTGCATATCTTTTATCAGCAACTTTAATTGACCTAGGGAGCATTTATACAATCAGAATTTATGGAATGGTTTGGGGAATCCTAGTTATGACTCTTACAACTTATCCATATGTTTTTCTGCTTAGTACAGAAAGCTTCTCAAAAAGTGGGCGTCGTCAACTAGAAGCATGTCGAAGTCTTGGAATAGGACCTTGGAATAGCTTTCGAAAAGTCGCTTTACCTATAGCTATGCCAGCAATTGGGGCGGGGATTGCACTAATGAGTATGGAAATTGTTAATGAACTTGGAGCAGTACAACTACTAAACATTCCTAGTATTTCAGCTGGAATTGTTGAGAACTGGATAGCAAAAGGAAATCCAACAGGAGCAATTGCTTTAGCACTGATAGCACTAGTCCTAGTAATTACTCTTGTCGCCTATGAAAGAATACTTAGAAGTCGAAGTAGACGCTGGACAGATGGAGTTGCAGGAGGCGAATCTCCTGAATGGGAACTTAAAGGTCCCCGCGCAATACTTGCTCAACTTTTAGGTCTATTACCTCCCTGTTTCACCCTGGGAGTTCCACTCCTTTGGGCTTTTGTAAACATTGAACAATTAAAAACCGGGTTAAATCTCGAATTAATTTATCTCACAGCTCGAAGTCTAGGTCTCGGCCTAATCGCTGCGAGCACAACTTTACTAGCAGCCCTAATACTTGCAATCGCGAAAAGATGGAACACTTCTCATTGGATAAGAAGCCTAACGTTTCTTTCTGGAATAGGTTATGCAATTCCAGGAGCGGTTTTAGCTCTTGCTCTCCAATCATTTAGCAGTCCTCCCTTAAAACTAACTCCTATCATTCTTCTCATCTGGGGCTATAGCAATAGATTTCTTGCTGTTGCTAAAGGTGGTCTTGATGCTGCTTTAGAAAGACTTTCTCCTAGCCTAGATGAGGCAGCTACTGGGCTCGGATGTCAATGGCAAGAGGTTTTTCGCAGGGTTCACTTACCCTTACTTAAAGGGCCAATTGCAGTTGGTGCCTTACTCGTTTTTGTAGACACAATTAAAGAACTACCACTTACATTTGTTCTCAGGCCATTTGATTTTGATACTTTATCTGTACGAATATTTCAATATGCAAGTGATGAAAGAATGGCAGAGTCAATTCTTCCAGCTCTAATGATTCTTTTCTTGGGACTGATTGCCTCAGCAGCTTTAATACCTGGATTGGAAAGCGGAGAGACAATTGTCAAGAAAAAAATTTCTAACTAA